A genomic region of Erythrobacter sp. SCSIO 43205 contains the following coding sequences:
- a CDS encoding class IIb bacteriocin, lactobin A/cerein 7B family, translating into MSNMQHDAFAQNNIKELSFDEVEEVNGGGLPVALFVVFVAAPFVAGVIDGAAGNENKTED; encoded by the coding sequence ATGTCAAATATGCAACATGACGCGTTTGCTCAAAACAACATCAAAGAACTCAGCTTCGACGAAGTCGAAGAAGTCAACGGCGGCGGGCTCCCAGTGGCGCTTTTCGTTGTCTTCGTCGCAGCTCCTTTTGTTGCAGGTGTCATTGATGGCGCAGCTGGCAACGAGAACAAGACTGAAGACTAA
- a CDS encoding response regulator transcription factor, whose product MRVQRQNATNKPRMLVADDHPIFREGVASILAEIDPEIEVEHASTFEELLEVASAGGDPQLFLLDLRFPGMDIDKAVPMLRTKYPLTSIVIISMADDRRSTDHIMSTGVDGFISKAASQDQIRDGIRAVMNGEFVNVSAAGGLEGTTSVSQFSGLTPRQLDVLRGIAQGHSNKQIAIDLGISPFTVRIHVSALLRELKVETRTAAAALASKYGV is encoded by the coding sequence GTGAGAGTTCAACGCCAAAACGCGACCAATAAGCCAAGGATGCTGGTGGCAGACGATCACCCCATCTTTCGCGAAGGCGTCGCCTCGATCCTTGCTGAAATCGATCCAGAGATCGAAGTGGAGCACGCCAGCACCTTTGAAGAGTTGTTGGAGGTCGCGAGCGCTGGTGGTGATCCGCAGCTTTTCCTGCTCGACCTTCGCTTTCCAGGTATGGATATTGATAAAGCAGTGCCGATGCTGCGAACCAAATATCCGCTCACCTCGATTGTGATTATCTCGATGGCCGATGACCGGCGCTCGACTGACCACATCATGTCGACAGGGGTTGATGGCTTTATCAGCAAGGCTGCGAGCCAGGATCAGATCCGCGATGGAATCAGGGCGGTGATGAATGGCGAATTTGTGAATGTCAGTGCGGCAGGAGGGCTTGAAGGCACGACCTCTGTGTCGCAGTTCTCCGGCCTTACCCCGCGCCAGCTGGATGTGCTGCGCGGCATTGCTCAAGGGCATTCGAACAAGCAGATTGCGATTGATCTTGGCATCTCACCTTTCACCGTGCGCATCCACGTCTCAGCGCTTCTGCGCGAACTCAAGGTGGAAACCCGCACGGCTGCGGCGGCGCTGGCGAGCAAATACGGGGTGTAG
- a CDS encoding ATP-binding protein, producing MSRLWDLKRYFRRPSRREGILLGVLIVFISLAVPFEPYDWLQRSVTAQLNLKPYKGDAVIIAIDAKTERELPDRAWSKSDLADLLTRLSEHDPKQIVIAQQYFEAGADDDDQRLIDALKQLDFKPSWQVEIAPEEIRFSGKESRSSGRSDEPSFAQLLEPGIADLVQPNIAAFRRTNNYAPISAQYVVETSEGVVPSSASVLAQGASPPSQNLFTVDLSYNTRTIPEFSAIDVMRDDRIAAKLSDKSVIIAFTDQLGRDTVVTPFDPYTSRAALSVVAAQTLIDGPPVSLGWGAMFLLAIMVTILWIALVRPYGLYIAGTALVLIIVSPFFLERLLIFQETSQAIVLIALVGIVRVWQQGREAIHVYRSAAETKSQFLAQASHDLRQPIHAIGLLADRLSQSNLTIEQQEIVSKISWSVDNARRMFRALLDIAAIESGTLKKDLSAVSVNELLAEVDSQNALAAEQAGVDLRLIPSDLVVRTDRALLGTMLQNLVSNSIRYTSGGKIVVGCRRKENTLSFYVADNGRGIAPDELEKVQKEFYRSATGSSLGSDNKGLGLAIVNRLARLLDLRFRLRSELGKGTIASIEGLRIISSAEAPQTSENERKLPLSGLRVVVADDEEDTLHSTAALLEKWGCDVTPLSRPPEGIAPCDIVLSDFDFGEGVTLGEQPNIVSNIDKLGIDMIIISGHHPDQIRENLPDFSGLILTKPLRAAQLRSAMMSLRRVKKAN from the coding sequence ATGAGCAGACTTTGGGATCTCAAACGATATTTCAGGCGACCATCGCGGCGCGAGGGCATTCTGCTTGGCGTGTTGATCGTGTTCATTTCGCTTGCGGTTCCGTTTGAACCCTATGACTGGTTGCAGCGCTCAGTCACGGCACAGCTCAATCTAAAGCCCTATAAGGGTGATGCTGTTATCATTGCCATCGATGCCAAGACAGAGCGAGAGTTGCCTGATCGAGCGTGGTCAAAATCGGACCTTGCTGACCTGCTCACCCGGCTGTCCGAACATGACCCCAAGCAGATTGTTATAGCGCAGCAATATTTTGAGGCGGGTGCTGATGATGACGATCAAAGGCTAATCGATGCGCTGAAACAATTGGATTTCAAACCTAGCTGGCAGGTCGAGATCGCGCCTGAAGAGATCAGGTTTTCGGGTAAAGAGAGCCGAAGCAGCGGCAGATCGGATGAGCCATCGTTTGCGCAGTTGCTTGAGCCGGGCATTGCGGACCTTGTTCAGCCAAACATTGCCGCCTTTCGCAGAACAAACAATTATGCGCCAATCTCCGCTCAATACGTGGTTGAGACGAGCGAGGGTGTTGTGCCGTCGTCTGCCTCTGTTCTGGCGCAAGGTGCTTCACCGCCCTCCCAAAACCTGTTTACGGTCGATCTGAGTTATAACACGCGCACGATTCCGGAATTCAGCGCAATCGACGTTATGCGAGATGATCGGATCGCGGCCAAGCTTTCGGATAAGTCGGTAATCATAGCCTTCACCGATCAGCTTGGTCGAGATACGGTCGTCACTCCCTTTGACCCTTATACAAGCCGGGCAGCCCTATCGGTGGTCGCGGCACAAACGCTGATTGACGGGCCGCCGGTTTCGCTGGGTTGGGGGGCGATGTTCCTCTTGGCGATCATGGTGACAATTCTCTGGATCGCGCTGGTCCGGCCATACGGTCTTTACATTGCGGGCACTGCGCTGGTTCTGATCATTGTCAGCCCCTTCTTTCTTGAGCGGTTACTGATTTTCCAAGAGACATCTCAGGCAATCGTATTGATTGCACTGGTGGGTATTGTACGGGTTTGGCAGCAGGGGCGCGAGGCCATCCATGTCTATCGCAGCGCTGCGGAAACGAAGTCGCAATTCCTCGCGCAAGCAAGCCACGATCTGCGTCAACCTATCCATGCGATTGGTCTATTGGCTGACCGGCTTTCGCAATCAAACCTCACGATTGAACAGCAAGAGATCGTGTCCAAGATTTCGTGGTCAGTCGACAACGCGCGCCGCATGTTTCGCGCGCTTCTTGATATTGCTGCGATTGAAAGCGGGACACTCAAGAAAGACCTGAGCGCGGTTTCGGTCAACGAGCTATTGGCTGAGGTCGACAGCCAAAACGCGCTTGCAGCAGAGCAGGCGGGAGTGGACTTGCGGCTCATCCCGTCTGATCTGGTCGTCAGAACAGATCGCGCTTTGCTAGGGACAATGCTGCAAAACCTCGTCTCAAACTCCATCCGTTATACGTCCGGCGGAAAAATCGTCGTGGGTTGTCGCAGAAAAGAGAACACGCTTTCCTTTTATGTGGCGGACAATGGCCGGGGGATCGCGCCTGATGAGCTCGAAAAGGTGCAAAAAGAGTTTTACCGCTCGGCCACCGGGTCAAGCCTTGGATCTGACAACAAGGGGCTGGGTTTGGCGATTGTGAACCGACTGGCTCGCCTGCTGGATTTGCGCTTCAGGCTTCGATCAGAACTTGGCAAGGGGACGATCGCTTCGATTGAGGGACTGAGGATAATCTCATCAGCCGAAGCGCCTCAAACGAGCGAGAATGAGCGCAAATTGCCGCTTTCAGGTTTGAGGGTCGTGGTTGCCGACGACGAGGAGGACACGCTCCACTCGACTGCCGCTTTGCTGGAGAAGTGGGGGTGCGATGTTACCCCCTTGTCCCGTCCACCAGAAGGGATTGCACCTTGCGATATTGTTTTGAGCGACTTTGACTTCGGCGAAGGCGTAACTCTTGGGGAGCAACCCAATATCGTATCGAACATTGATAAGCTTGGAATCGATATGATCATCATTTCTGGCCACCATCCCGATCAGATCCGCGAAAATCTGCCTGATTTTTCGGGACTGATACTCACAAAGCCTCTGCGCGCTGCTCAGTTGCGTTCTGCGATGATGTCGCTGCGCCGGGTAAAAAAAGCCAACTAG